A window from Actinomycetospora corticicola encodes these proteins:
- a CDS encoding propanediol/glycerol family dehydratase large subunit: MTAVEPRPQTSEVRASKRTEILENRPVNLDGFVEEWPEKGLVAMESDFDPQPSIRVEDGRIVELDGRTRDQFDFMDTFIADHAIDVDTCEQAMATESVEIARMLVDPRTSRADVVALGRGLTPAKILDVVKLMNVVEIMMGMQKVRSRRTPANQAHSTSAKDNPIQVAADAAEAAVRGFAELETTLGVLRYAPLVAIGLQVGGQVGRGGVLTQCALEEATELDLGMRGITAYAETISIYGTESVFVDGDDTPWSKAFLASAYASRGIKMRFTSGTGSEVQMGNAEGRSMLFLEIRCILMAKGAGVQGLQNGSISCIGVPGAVPGGIRAVAAENLVASWMDLECASGNDQSFSHSAMRRTSRLVPQLFSGTDFVCSGYSGVPNKDNMFAGSNLDTEDYDDWNTIQRDMQVDGGLRHVREDVILQMRNKAARALQAVFAELDLPAITDEEVEAATYADSSDDYPDRDVLADLEGARSVMERGVTGLDLVKVLERSGFGDVAENYLQVLRQRVSGDLLQTAAIFTGDFVPLAAINDANDYAGPGTGYRLSGERWEELKKLRHVTSAENPEEEVV, from the coding sequence ATGACCGCCGTGGAACCGCGCCCGCAGACCTCCGAGGTCCGCGCCTCCAAGCGCACCGAGATCCTCGAGAACCGTCCCGTGAACCTCGACGGCTTCGTCGAGGAGTGGCCCGAGAAGGGCCTCGTCGCGATGGAGTCGGACTTCGACCCGCAGCCGTCGATCCGGGTCGAGGACGGCCGGATCGTCGAGCTCGACGGGCGGACCCGCGATCAGTTCGACTTCATGGACACCTTCATCGCCGACCACGCGATCGACGTCGACACCTGCGAGCAGGCGATGGCGACCGAGTCGGTCGAGATCGCACGGATGCTCGTCGACCCCCGCACCAGCCGGGCCGACGTCGTCGCCCTGGGCCGGGGGCTCACCCCGGCGAAGATCCTCGACGTCGTCAAGCTGATGAACGTCGTCGAGATCATGATGGGGATGCAGAAGGTCCGGTCGCGGCGCACGCCGGCGAACCAGGCGCACTCGACGAGCGCGAAGGACAACCCGATCCAGGTCGCGGCCGACGCGGCGGAGGCCGCCGTCCGCGGGTTCGCCGAGCTGGAGACCACCCTCGGCGTCCTGCGCTACGCCCCGCTCGTGGCGATCGGCCTGCAGGTCGGGGGCCAGGTCGGGCGCGGCGGCGTGCTCACCCAGTGCGCCCTGGAGGAGGCCACCGAGCTCGACCTCGGCATGCGCGGCATCACCGCCTACGCCGAGACGATCTCGATCTACGGCACCGAGTCGGTGTTCGTCGACGGCGACGACACGCCCTGGTCGAAGGCCTTCCTGGCGTCGGCCTACGCCTCGCGCGGCATCAAGATGCGCTTCACCTCCGGCACCGGCTCGGAGGTGCAGATGGGCAACGCCGAGGGCCGCTCGATGCTGTTCCTCGAGATCCGCTGCATCCTCATGGCCAAGGGCGCGGGCGTGCAGGGCCTGCAGAACGGGTCGATCTCCTGCATCGGCGTCCCGGGGGCCGTCCCCGGCGGCATCCGGGCGGTCGCGGCGGAGAACCTCGTCGCGAGCTGGATGGACCTGGAGTGCGCCTCGGGCAACGACCAGTCGTTCTCGCACTCGGCGATGCGCCGCACGAGCCGGCTCGTCCCGCAGCTGTTCTCCGGCACCGACTTCGTGTGCTCCGGCTACTCCGGGGTGCCGAACAAGGACAACATGTTCGCGGGCTCCAACCTCGACACCGAGGACTACGACGACTGGAACACCATCCAGCGCGACATGCAGGTCGACGGCGGGCTGCGCCACGTCCGGGAGGACGTGATCCTCCAGATGCGCAACAAGGCCGCCCGCGCGCTGCAGGCGGTGTTCGCCGAGCTCGACCTCCCGGCGATCACCGACGAGGAGGTGGAGGCGGCCACCTACGCCGACTCCAGTGACGACTACCCCGACCGCGACGTGCTCGCCGACCTCGAGGGCGCCCGCAGCGTCATGGAGCGGGGCGTCACCGGGCTCGACCTGGTCAAGGTGCTCGAGCGCAGCGGCTTCGGCGACGTCGCCGAGAACTACCTGCAGGTGCTGCGCCAGCGCGTGTCCGGCGACCTGCTGCAGACCGCGGCCATCTTCACCGGCGACTTCGTCCCGCTGGCCGCGATCAACGACGCCAACGACTACGCCGGTCCCGGCACCGGTTACCGCCTGAGCGGCGAACGGTGGGAGGAGCTCAAGAAGCTCCGCCACGTCACCTCCGCCGAGAACCCCGAGGAGGAGGTCGTATGA
- a CDS encoding FCD domain-containing protein has translation MDGTRVVVSAKERAYRHTKAAILDGRLPGGDLISEGQVAEVLAMSRTPVREAFLRLEAEGLLRLFPKRGALVVPVSPAEVEAVLEARELVEGHAVTKLCATTEPERAAVVARLREVLAEQRAAFAAGDEQAFAEGDRRFHTVLVESAGNPILSELYTSLRDRQLRMNLGSLLGHGPARAEEILGQHEAILAALGPDRSVEAHGRLSEHLEATRTAVLGR, from the coding sequence GTGGACGGGACGCGTGTGGTGGTCTCCGCCAAGGAGCGCGCCTATCGGCACACGAAGGCGGCGATCCTCGACGGCCGCCTCCCCGGGGGCGACCTGATCAGCGAGGGTCAGGTGGCCGAGGTGCTCGCGATGAGCCGCACGCCCGTGCGCGAGGCGTTCCTGCGCCTCGAGGCGGAGGGCCTGCTGCGTCTGTTCCCCAAGCGCGGGGCGCTCGTCGTCCCGGTCTCCCCGGCCGAGGTCGAGGCCGTGCTCGAGGCCCGCGAGCTGGTCGAGGGGCACGCGGTGACGAAGCTGTGCGCGACGACCGAGCCCGAGCGAGCGGCCGTCGTGGCGCGGTTGCGCGAGGTGCTCGCCGAGCAGCGGGCGGCGTTCGCGGCGGGGGACGAGCAGGCGTTCGCCGAGGGCGACCGCCGCTTCCACACCGTGCTCGTGGAGAGCGCCGGCAACCCGATCCTCTCCGAGCTCTACACCTCGCTGCGCGACCGTCAGCTGCGGATGAACCTCGGCTCCCTGCTCGGCCACGGACCCGCCCGCGCCGAGGAGATCCTCGGCCAGCACGAGGCGATCCTCGCCGCGCTCGGCCCCGACCGGTCCGTCGAGGCCCACGGCCGCCTCTCCGAGCACCTCGAGGCCACCCGCACGGCCGTGCTCGGTCGCTGA
- a CDS encoding patatin-like phospholipase family protein has translation MPRRHAVLEVLASRLAEGTGPGDRTDGHRVALAIEGGGSRATYSSGMVLGLERLGLARCFDAVYGASAGALAGSWLVGGQTEKCCAGWWEPGLMERVTRPVRGLRGRPVVDVEYLVETVGEEIVPVDWQAIVDAEVPLHPVATDVDTGEALDLHGTISDPASLKLALRASANVPLLAGFPIEIHGRRLVDAAVAEPLPFHTALDQGATHVLMLRTRRADQEAIDATRLEKALVTRLGQTKVPGLVHVLGNRLETRRADDERLAAASLDAGSEPPHLLEVRPPEGADTINPLETDPDRLRRGVETGCDALRALVEPALEGALRAREQKVSS, from the coding sequence GTGCCCCGGCGTCATGCTGTCCTCGAGGTCCTCGCCAGCCGTCTCGCGGAGGGCACGGGACCGGGCGACCGGACCGACGGTCACCGCGTCGCGCTCGCGATCGAGGGCGGTGGGAGCCGGGCGACCTACTCCTCGGGCATGGTGCTGGGGCTGGAACGGCTGGGCCTGGCCCGCTGCTTCGACGCGGTGTACGGCGCTTCCGCCGGTGCCCTCGCCGGGAGCTGGCTCGTCGGCGGCCAGACCGAGAAGTGCTGCGCGGGCTGGTGGGAGCCCGGGCTGATGGAGCGGGTGACCAGGCCGGTGCGCGGCCTGCGCGGGCGGCCCGTGGTCGACGTGGAGTACCTCGTCGAGACCGTCGGCGAGGAGATCGTCCCGGTCGACTGGCAGGCGATCGTCGACGCCGAGGTCCCGCTGCACCCGGTGGCGACCGACGTCGACACCGGCGAGGCGCTCGACCTGCACGGCACGATCTCCGACCCGGCCTCGCTCAAGCTCGCGCTGCGGGCGTCCGCGAACGTCCCGCTGCTCGCCGGGTTCCCGATCGAGATCCACGGCCGCCGCCTGGTCGACGCCGCCGTCGCGGAGCCGCTGCCCTTCCACACCGCACTGGACCAGGGCGCCACGCACGTGCTCATGCTGCGCACGCGGCGCGCCGACCAGGAGGCGATCGACGCGACGCGCCTGGAGAAGGCGCTCGTGACCCGGCTCGGGCAGACGAAGGTCCCGGGCCTGGTGCACGTGCTCGGCAATCGGCTGGAGACCCGCCGCGCCGACGACGAGCGACTGGCGGCAGCCAGCCTCGACGCCGGGAGCGAGCCGCCCCACCTGCTCGAGGTCCGCCCGCCCGAGGGCGCCGACACGATCAACCCGCTGGAGACCGACCCCGACCGGCTGCGCCGCGGTGTGGAGACCGGCTGCGACGCGCTCCGGGCGCTGGTGGAGCCGGCGCTCGAGGGTGCGCTTCGCGCCCGGGAGCAGAAAGTGTCGTCATAG
- a CDS encoding DUF2382 domain-containing protein gives MTITPDMVKDLRGTEVYDREDEKIGKVGEVFVDNSTGEPKWVTVNTGLFGTKETFVPLDGAKQGRDGLHVAPAKQTIKNAPRSDDGSGELSETGEQELYSHYGLTAPTAGRAGTDRRDARRGDGDRAGHDRSGESMTLSEERLNVGKETVETGQVRLRKYVVTENQTVEVPVSHEEVRLEREPVRDGRPGGSIGEDEQSVTLHAERAVVGKEAHAVENVRLAKETVTENESFSDEVRKERLDVQDENGVMADEKRRH, from the coding sequence ATGACGATCACGCCGGACATGGTGAAGGACCTGCGGGGCACCGAGGTCTACGACCGCGAGGACGAGAAGATCGGGAAGGTCGGCGAGGTCTTCGTCGACAATTCCACGGGCGAGCCGAAGTGGGTCACGGTCAACACGGGCCTGTTCGGCACCAAGGAGACCTTCGTTCCGCTCGACGGCGCGAAGCAGGGCCGTGACGGTCTGCACGTGGCACCGGCGAAGCAGACGATCAAGAACGCGCCGCGCTCGGACGACGGCTCCGGCGAGCTCTCCGAGACCGGCGAGCAGGAGCTCTACTCGCACTACGGCCTCACCGCGCCCACCGCCGGCCGCGCCGGCACCGATCGTCGCGACGCCCGCCGTGGCGACGGCGACCGTGCAGGTCACGACCGGTCCGGCGAGAGCATGACGCTCTCCGAGGAGCGGCTGAACGTCGGCAAGGAGACGGTCGAGACCGGTCAGGTCCGCCTGCGCAAGTACGTCGTCACCGAGAACCAGACCGTCGAGGTCCCGGTCAGCCACGAGGAGGTCCGCCTCGAGCGCGAGCCCGTCCGGGACGGTCGCCCCGGGGGGTCGATCGGTGAGGACGAGCAGTCGGTGACGCTGCACGCCGAGCGTGCGGTCGTGGGCAAGGAGGCCCACGCGGTGGAGAACGTGCGTCTCGCCAAGGAGACCGTGACGGAGAACGAGTCGTTCTCCGACGAGGTCCGCAAGGAGCGCCTCGACGTGCAGGACGAGAACGGCGTCATGGCCGACGAGAAGCGTCGTCACTGA
- a CDS encoding MIP/aquaporin family protein, with protein sequence MTPAASPGRAPLRSVSPLRRELVGEFAGTFILIIFGTASVAQMVVSSGGAGDWATLTWGWVAGLIMGIYVAGRLGAGHLNPAVSVAMAVYRKFPWRHVLPYTAAQTLGAFLAALVTRGVYGSGIAKVDPGHTSASQTIFSTLPNHGVTTAFFDQVVGTALLVFVLFALLATLQGAAGQLLPFMVGLLLLGIGFAWGTNAGYAINPARDFGPRLASWVTGYDTAWVTPDGTPYWWLPIVAPVIGAVLGGGLYVLLIERLEVPATADTPAPAPTPESAEAGANADPRHPADVVVPDRDATRKEATR encoded by the coding sequence ATGACCCCCGCAGCCTCCCCGGGTCGAGCTCCGCTGCGCTCCGTCTCCCCCCTGCGCCGCGAGCTCGTCGGCGAGTTCGCCGGCACCTTCATCCTGATCATCTTCGGCACCGCGTCGGTGGCGCAGATGGTGGTCTCGTCGGGCGGCGCCGGGGACTGGGCGACGCTGACGTGGGGCTGGGTCGCCGGCCTGATCATGGGCATCTACGTCGCCGGCCGGCTCGGGGCGGGCCACCTGAACCCGGCCGTCTCGGTCGCGATGGCGGTCTACCGGAAGTTCCCCTGGCGCCACGTCCTGCCCTACACCGCCGCGCAGACCCTCGGCGCGTTCCTCGCCGCCCTCGTCACCCGCGGCGTGTACGGCTCGGGCATCGCGAAGGTCGACCCGGGCCACACCTCGGCGTCGCAGACGATCTTCTCGACGCTGCCGAACCACGGCGTGACGACGGCCTTCTTCGACCAGGTCGTCGGCACCGCGCTGCTGGTGTTCGTGCTGTTCGCCCTGCTCGCGACCCTGCAGGGCGCCGCCGGGCAGCTGCTGCCGTTCATGGTCGGCCTGCTGCTGCTCGGGATCGGGTTCGCCTGGGGCACCAACGCGGGCTACGCCATCAACCCGGCCCGCGACTTCGGTCCGCGCCTGGCGTCGTGGGTCACCGGCTACGACACGGCCTGGGTGACGCCGGACGGCACGCCGTACTGGTGGCTCCCGATCGTCGCGCCGGTGATCGGCGCCGTGCTTGGGGGCGGGCTCTACGTCCTGCTCATCGAGCGCCTCGAGGTCCCCGCGACGGCGGACACCCCGGCCCCCGCACCCACCCCGGAGTCGGCCGAGGCCGGCGCCAACGCCGATCCGCGCCACCCCGCCGACGTCGTCGTCCCCGACCGGGACGCCACCCGCAAGGAGGCCACCCGATGA
- a CDS encoding diol dehydratase small subunit: MTTDTTELTPADYPLSINRPELLRTPTGKALADITMDAVVSGEVTAEDLRVTPETLVLQGRIAESAGRRQLGENCRRAAEMTAIPDAEVLAMYNALRPNASSAAQLEEIAARLEGTYSATTCAALVREAAEVYAARNLLAEES, from the coding sequence ATGACCACCGACACGACCGAACTGACCCCGGCCGACTATCCGCTCTCGATCAACCGGCCCGAGCTGCTGCGCACCCCCACCGGCAAGGCGCTCGCCGACATCACGATGGACGCCGTCGTCTCCGGCGAGGTCACCGCCGAGGACCTGCGGGTCACGCCCGAGACGTTGGTGCTGCAGGGCCGCATCGCCGAGTCGGCGGGGCGCCGTCAGCTGGGCGAGAACTGCCGTCGCGCGGCGGAGATGACCGCCATCCCCGACGCCGAGGTGCTCGCGATGTACAACGCGCTGCGCCCCAACGCCTCCAGCGCCGCGCAGCTGGAGGAGATCGCCGCGCGCCTGGAGGGCACCTACTCCGCGACCACCTGTGCCGCGCTCGTCCGCGAGGCCGCCGAGGTCTACGCGGCCCGCAACCTGCTCGCCGAGGAGTCCTGA
- a CDS encoding glycerol dehydratase reactivase beta/small subunit family protein has product MTDAAEGPPTVVVAAHPDAPPGVLREVRAGAEEQGVPTGLFPDDGASPDAAARRGAVESRLQVGVGIAADGTVVVRHALVPAAVVVLPADASAGDRRQAGADAARIVGGGALHAGEQKGSL; this is encoded by the coding sequence GTGACCGACGCGGCGGAGGGGCCGCCGACGGTGGTGGTCGCGGCACACCCCGACGCACCGCCCGGGGTGCTGCGCGAGGTCCGCGCCGGCGCGGAGGAGCAGGGCGTGCCCACGGGCCTCTTTCCGGACGACGGGGCGTCCCCCGACGCTGCAGCCCGGCGCGGCGCGGTGGAGTCCCGCCTGCAGGTCGGGGTGGGCATCGCGGCGGACGGGACGGTCGTGGTCCGGCACGCGCTGGTGCCGGCCGCGGTCGTCGTGCTGCCCGCCGACGCGTCGGCCGGGGACCGGCGGCAGGCCGGTGCGGACGCGGCGCGGATCGTCGGGGGAGGTGCGCTGCACGCTGGTGAGCAGAAAGGGTCGCTATGA
- a CDS encoding propanediol/glycerol family dehydratase medium subunit codes for MTTATGIRTLTLREIGPAERGTRPEEVVIALSPAFGDPFTKTIVDVPHAEVIRQLLAGIEEQGGVARTIKVYRTADLAAIAHFGAKLSGSGIAVGILARGTTVVHQRDLARLSNLELFPQAPLLDAEVFRMIGANAAQYAQSRSPRPVPTRNDQMARPRWQAKAALLHLKEFECIDHARAAVEVEPVITRVD; via the coding sequence ATGACGACCGCGACCGGCATCCGCACGCTGACCCTGCGCGAGATCGGGCCCGCCGAGCGCGGCACCCGGCCCGAGGAGGTCGTCATCGCGCTGTCCCCCGCGTTCGGGGACCCGTTCACCAAGACGATCGTCGACGTCCCGCACGCCGAGGTGATCCGCCAGCTCCTCGCGGGCATCGAGGAGCAGGGCGGGGTCGCCCGGACGATCAAGGTCTACCGGACCGCCGACCTGGCCGCGATCGCGCACTTCGGGGCGAAGCTCTCCGGCTCCGGGATCGCCGTCGGCATCCTCGCCCGGGGCACCACGGTGGTGCACCAGCGCGACCTCGCCCGGCTGTCGAACCTGGAGCTCTTCCCGCAGGCCCCGCTGCTCGACGCCGAGGTCTTCCGCATGATCGGGGCCAACGCCGCGCAGTACGCCCAGAGCCGCTCGCCGCGTCCGGTGCCGACCCGCAACGACCAGATGGCCCGCCCCCGGTGGCAGGCCAAGGCCGCGCTGCTGCACCTCAAGGAGTTCGAGTGCATCGACCACGCGCGGGCGGCGGTGGAGGTCGAGCCCGTCATCACGCGGGTCGACTAG
- a CDS encoding diol dehydratase reactivase subunit alpha codes for MAGPALVVGVDVGNSTTEACAAEVGDGGGPDRLASSLTPTTGVKGTPANAAGVVTAVRRALEAAGRSATTAVDTVLLNEATPVISGLAMETISETIITESTMIGHNPETPGGEGLGVGTTVALAELGDVTDRDGPVVVVVGAGADFDDVAHALNRAVEQGVDVVAAVLHGDDAVLVANRLARPVPVVDEVAAVDRVPLGMLAAVEVAPPGRTIRTLSDSYGLASTFSLDAEQTRQVSPVARALAGTRSAVVVRTPEGDVTDRRIPVGTLTVSGSTRSIDVGVDEGAEAIMAAIGRVAPLQDVAGEPGTHVGGMLAAVRDTMVDVTGQPAAEIRIRDVLAVDTMVPVTVQGGLAGEVSRENAVALAAMVRTSRSRMQAVADEVAEALGCDVRIGGVEGEVAVRGALTTPGSAVPIAIVDMGGGSTDAALLDRDGQTWAVHVAGAGELVTKLIDSELGLDDREAAESVKRHPLAKVESFFHVRHEDGSVQFFDEALPPYVFGRVVTVTPEGLVPVPVRRPVEAVRTVRREAKRRVFVVNALRALTQVAPQGSLRLLGSVVLLGGSALDFEIPAMVADALAPHGVVCGIGNVHGTEGPRNAVAAGLVDAHVAALVAP; via the coding sequence GTGGCCGGACCGGCGCTGGTGGTCGGGGTCGACGTCGGCAACTCCACCACCGAGGCCTGTGCCGCGGAGGTGGGTGACGGTGGCGGGCCCGACCGGCTCGCCTCCTCGCTCACCCCGACGACGGGGGTCAAGGGCACCCCGGCCAACGCGGCCGGGGTCGTGACGGCCGTCCGGCGTGCCCTCGAGGCCGCCGGGCGGTCGGCGACGACCGCGGTGGACACGGTGCTGCTCAACGAGGCCACCCCCGTGATCAGCGGGCTGGCCATGGAGACCATCTCCGAGACGATCATCACCGAGTCCACGATGATCGGGCACAACCCCGAGACCCCCGGCGGCGAGGGGCTCGGGGTCGGGACGACGGTGGCGCTGGCCGAGCTCGGCGACGTCACCGACCGGGACGGACCCGTCGTCGTGGTGGTCGGCGCCGGCGCGGACTTCGACGACGTGGCACATGCGCTGAACCGGGCCGTCGAGCAGGGCGTCGACGTCGTCGCGGCGGTGCTGCACGGCGACGACGCGGTGCTCGTGGCGAACCGGCTGGCCCGTCCGGTGCCGGTCGTCGACGAGGTCGCGGCGGTCGACCGGGTGCCGCTCGGGATGCTCGCCGCGGTCGAGGTCGCACCGCCCGGCCGGACGATCCGCACGCTCTCGGACTCCTACGGCCTGGCGTCGACGTTCTCCCTCGACGCCGAGCAGACCCGCCAGGTCTCCCCGGTGGCGCGGGCGCTCGCGGGCACGCGCTCCGCCGTCGTCGTCCGGACCCCGGAGGGCGACGTGACCGACCGGCGCATCCCCGTCGGCACCCTCACCGTCTCCGGGTCGACCCGCTCGATCGACGTCGGCGTCGACGAGGGCGCCGAGGCGATCATGGCGGCGATCGGCCGGGTGGCCCCGCTGCAGGACGTGGCGGGGGAGCCGGGCACGCACGTCGGCGGGATGCTCGCCGCCGTCCGCGACACGATGGTCGACGTGACCGGGCAGCCCGCCGCCGAGATCCGGATCCGGGACGTGCTCGCGGTGGACACGATGGTCCCGGTGACGGTGCAGGGCGGGCTCGCCGGGGAGGTCTCGCGGGAGAACGCGGTGGCCCTCGCGGCGATGGTGCGCACCTCGCGCAGCCGGATGCAGGCGGTGGCCGACGAGGTGGCCGAGGCGTTGGGCTGCGACGTGCGGATCGGCGGGGTGGAGGGCGAGGTCGCGGTCCGCGGCGCGTTGACCACCCCGGGTTCCGCGGTACCCATCGCGATCGTCGACATGGGGGGCGGGTCCACCGACGCGGCCCTGCTCGACCGGGACGGGCAGACGTGGGCGGTCCACGTCGCCGGCGCGGGGGAGCTGGTGACGAAGCTGATCGACTCCGAGCTGGGCCTCGACGACCGCGAGGCGGCGGAGTCGGTCAAGCGGCACCCGCTGGCGAAGGTGGAGAGCTTCTTCCACGTGCGCCACGAGGACGGCTCGGTGCAGTTCTTCGACGAGGCGCTGCCGCCCTACGTGTTCGGCCGCGTGGTGACGGTGACGCCCGAGGGCCTGGTCCCGGTGCCGGTGCGGCGCCCGGTGGAGGCGGTGCGCACGGTGCGCCGGGAGGCCAAGCGGCGGGTCTTCGTGGTCAACGCGCTGCGGGCGCTCACCCAGGTCGCCCCGCAGGGCTCGCTGCGGCTGCTCGGCTCGGTGGTGCTGCTCGGCGGGTCGGCGCTGGACTTCGAGATCCCGGCGATGGTCGCCGACGCGCTCGCCCCGCACGGGGTGGTGTGCGGCATCGGCAACGTGCACGGCACCGAGGGGCCGCGCAACGCGGTGGCCGCGGGGCTCGTCGACGCCCACGTCGCGGCGCTGGTGGCGCCGTGA
- a CDS encoding GlcG/HbpS family heme-binding protein, with amino-acid sequence MPGLTLADARAALDAGLAEADAIGQPMNVAVVDDGGHLLAFARQDGAIRASIDIAQRKARTSILMEAPTAALMPLVQPGAELYGLEQTAGGMVIFGGGVPVYRDGVLVGAVGVSAGSVDQDVQVAEAAVKAVPA; translated from the coding sequence ATGCCGGGCCTGACCCTGGCCGACGCCCGTGCCGCGCTCGACGCCGGTCTCGCCGAGGCCGACGCGATCGGCCAGCCGATGAACGTGGCCGTGGTCGACGACGGCGGGCACCTGCTCGCGTTCGCCCGTCAGGACGGGGCGATCCGCGCCAGCATCGACATCGCGCAGCGCAAGGCGCGCACCTCGATCCTCATGGAGGCGCCCACCGCCGCGCTCATGCCGCTCGTCCAGCCCGGCGCCGAGCTCTACGGGCTCGAGCAGACCGCCGGCGGGATGGTCATCTTCGGCGGCGGGGTCCCGGTGTACCGCGACGGCGTGCTCGTCGGCGCCGTCGGGGTGAGCGCCGGGTCGGTCGACCAGGACGTGCAGGTCGCCGAGGCGGCGGTCAAGGCGGTGCCGGCATGA